In Ruegeria sp. YS9, the genomic window ATCACCGTCTTCGGAATGCTGCTATGGGGCCGGTTTCGATACGACCTTGTGGCCTTTGCCGCACTGATGATCGGCGTCGTGCTGGGCGTCGTGCCCGTGGATGGCGCCTTTGCCGGGTTCGGCCATCCGGCGACTATCATCGTGGCGCTGGTTTTAGTGGTTTCTGCCGGTTTGGTCCGATCCGGCGCAGTGTTCCTGATCACCCGCACGCTGGTTGATGCCTCGCGGGGCCTGGGCGCGCATATCGCCCTGATGGGTGGGATCGGCGCGGTTCTGTCGGCCTTCATGAACAACGTAGCGGCGCTGGCGCTGCTGATGCCCGTGGACATTCAGACCGCACGCAAAGCAGGCCGGTCTGTGGGCCTGTCGCTGATGCCGCTGAGCTTTGCCACGATTCTCGGCGGGATGGCCACGCTGATCGGGACCCCCCCGAACATCATCATCGCCTCGATCCGGGCCGAAACACTGGGCGAGCCGTTTCACATGTTCGATTTTGCCCCGGTTGGTGGGCTGGCCGCGATCGCCGGCCTTGCCTTTGTTGCACTGGTAGGGTGGCGCCTGATTCCCAATCGCGGGCCGCAGGCTGAAACATCGGAAACGTTGGCCGAGTATATCGCCGAGCTGACCGTTCCACCGAAATCCGCCCATATCGGCAAACGGGTCAGCGAGCTTTATGAGGCGGCCGAGAAATCGGACGTGGCCATCATCGGTTTGATCCGGGATGGCAAGCGTCGCTATGGCCGGTCGGCGCACGCCGTTTTGCAGGAAGGTGACGCGCTGGTTCTGGAAGCCCGACCCGAAGCGCTGGACGAGTTCCGTGCCGCGCTCAACCTGGATTTCTCGGACACGCGCCGGCAGGAATTGCTGACGGCTGAGGGGGACGGGCTGGAAGTGATCGAAGTCGTCGTGCCGGAAAGCGCGCGCATCACAGGTCGCACGGCACAAGGGCTTGGGCTGGCCTGGCGGCAAAGCACCGTTCTGATGGGCATCTCACGCCAGGGGCGCAGGATCACCGAACAGGTCCGCAAGACCGAGGTGGAACCGGGCGATATCCTGCTGCTGCTCTGCCCCCGCGACCGCGCTGCGGATGTTACGGAATGGCTGGGTTGCCTGCCCCTTGCCGGACGCGGGCTGAACGTTACGGCTAACGACAAGGCATGGCTGGCCATCGGCCTGTTCGCCGCCGCTGTCTTGGCCGCAAGTTTCGGGTTGATCTATCTTCCCATTGCTTTGGGGCTGGTGGTGATTGCTTATGTGCTGACCAAGATCATGCCGATCACCGACATTTACAATCACATCGAATGGCCGGTGGTCGTACTGCTGGGGTCTATGATCCCTCTGGGCAGTGCTTTGGAGACCTCGGGCGGAACCGAACTGATCGCAAACGCCCTGATCCAGCTGACCGATGGTCTGCCCGCCTGGGCCATTCTGACCGTACTGATGGTCGTCACGATGACTTTGTCGGACGTGTTGAACAACACCGCCACCGCCATTGTCGCCGCGCCGGTCGGGATACAAATGGCACGCACGCTCGAGGTGTCACCCGACCCGTTTCTGATGACCGTGGCCGTTGCGGCCTCGGCTGCGTTCCTGACCCCCATCGGGCACAAGAACAACACGCTGGTTCTGGGCCCCGGCGGCTATCGTTTCGGGGATTACTGGCGCATGGGATTGCCCTTGGAGATGCTGATCATCGCCGTTTCTATTCCCGCCATTCTTGTGTTCTGGCCTCTGTGATGGGTAAAGGCTGCGCATGAAACCCTTTTTGATCCTGCAACTGCGCCCCGAAACCGATGCATCCGATGCCGAATACGCCTCGATCCTGAACCGGAGCGGGTTGTCTCCTGAACAGACACGTCGCATCCGTCTGGATTGCGAAAACCTGCCCGGCGAGATGGATGTCACAGACTACGCCGGTGTCATCGTGGGCGGCGGACCTGGATGCGTCAGTGACGACCCGGCGACCAAATCCCCGCTGGATGCCCGGATCGAGGCGACGATCATGGGGTTGATGCCGCAGATCATCGCACAGGATAACCCGTTCATGGGCTGCTGCTATGGCCTTGGCATTCTGGCGGCGCATCTGGGTGGCGACGTCAGCAAGGCCCGATATGGCGAACCCGTCGGACCATCCACGTGCCACCTGACCCCGGAAGGCCAGCAGGACCCGTTGACCGCAGGGTTGGAACCCACCTTCGACGCATTCGTTGGTCACAAGGAAGCGGTTCAGGCGCTGCCCGAGGGTTGCGTTCACCTTGTCACGTCAGACCCCTGCCCGTTCCAGATGATCCGCTGGGGGCAGAACGTATATGCCACGCAGTTCCACCCCGAGGCCGATGCCAGGGATTTTGAACAGCGCATCAATATCTACAGGAACCACGGCTATTTCCCGCCTGAAGACGCGCAAAAACTGATCGACCGCTGCCATTCGGCCGATGTCACACAACCCGGCGAGATCCTGCGCCGGTTCGTCCGGCGATACGAGTGACCCAACGGCGCGGTTGCCTGCGCCTTGCCCCCTCGCTTAGGCTGATCTGACGCAACTTTGGGAGGAGTTGTCCTTGGATCTGCTCATTAACGTCGGTCTGCCGGTTTCACTGGCCGTTATCATGCTGTCTCTGGGCATCGGGCTGGAGGTGGCAGACTTCCGCCGTGTCCTGAGCCGACGACGCGCCTTTGCCATCGGGGCGGCAAGTCAGGTTGTTCTATTGCCGGTGGCGGCCTTTGTGACGGTCAAATTTTTTGCTTTGCCACCTGAGATCGCCGTTGGTTTCATGCTGCTCAGTTTTTGCCCGGGCGGCGTAACCAGCAATATCCTGTCAAAGCTCGCCAAGGCCGATGTCGCGCTTTCAGTCAGCCTGACCGCTGTGATCAGCCTTCTGTCGATGGTGACCGTGCCGATACTGGCCGCCTGGTCGATCGCGCATTTCATGGGCGACGAAGCCCCCGAGGTTTCGATCACCGGGCTGGCTGTTGCATTGTTTTTGATAACAACGCTGCCCGTGGCAATCGGGGTCGGAGTTCGCAACTTTGCAACAGGGTTTGCAAACCGTGTCGAGCCGGGGTTGTCGGCGCTCGCGACCGTTTTGTTCGTGCTGATCATTGCCGCGGCTCTGGCCGGGAACTGGCAATTGTTCGTCGACAATCTCGGCATCATGGGCGCAGGCTTGATTTCTTTGAATATCGCCCTGCTGTTCATCGGATTGGGGCTGGCGCGGATAACAAACCTGTCCTGGAATGAGTGCAAGACGATCTCGATCGAAACCGGAATTCAAAATTCCACGCTGGGCATTACACTGGCGGCGCTGATCACGAATACCGAAAGCGGGTTCAGCCCGCTGGCCCTGCCCTCGGCGGTATATGGTATTACGATGTACGCCGTGGTTCTGCCGTTTCTTGTCTGGTTCCGCAGGCGCTGAAAGGACCGTTATGACAAACAACACTGCTGATGCGATCGTTGTCGGGGCTGGTCTGGCCGGATTGGCCGCCGCTGCCGAACTGGGCGACCGAGGCAAGAAGGTAATCATACTCGATCAGGAACCAGAAGGTTTTCTGGGCGGTCAGGCCTTCTGGAGCCTGGGTGGCCTGTTCATGGTCGACACGCCGGAACAACGCCGCATGGGGATCCGCGACAGCCACGATCTGGCGCTGCGCGACTGGATGGGCAGCGCGCAGTTCGACCGCGAAGAAGATACCTGGCCCCGCAAATGGGCCGAAGCCTATATCGAGTTCGCCGCCGGTGAAATGCGCCCCTGGCTGCATGGCATGGGGCTGCGCTGGTTTCCGGTCGTGGGCTGGGCCGAGCGCGGCGGGTCCTACGCAAACGGGCACGGCAATTCCGTCCCGCGCTTTCACATCACATGGGGCACCGGACCCGGCGTGCTGGAACACTTCATCCGCCGGGTCCGCGACCATGTCAGTGCCGGCCTGATCCAGCTGAAATACCGCCATCAGGTCAGCCACATCATCATGCAGAACGGCGAGGCCAAGGGCGTCTCGGGCGAGGTGCTGGCCGATGACGCGGCCCCGCGCGGCGGCAAGACCAACCGCGACGAGGTGGGCGAGTTCGAGGTCTATGCCCCGTCGGTCATCGTGACCTCGGGCGGGATAGGTGGCAATTTCGAGATGGTGCGCCAGAACTGGCCCCGCGACCGTCTGGGCGAACCGCCCAAGGACATGGTGGCGGGTGTGCCCTTCCATGTGGACGGTCGGATGATCGCCATCAGCGAAAAGGCCGGCGGCCATGTCATCAACGGCGACCGTATGTGGCATTACACCGAAGGCGTGCGCAACTGGGATCCGATCTGGCCCGCCCATGGCATTCGCATTCTGCCCGGCCCCAGCTCGATGTGGTTCGACGCGCGCGGAAACCGGTTGCAGCCCCCCTGCCTGCCCGGGTTCGATACGCTGGGGACACTGCGCGAAATCCTGAACACCGGGTATGAATACAGTTGGTTCGTTCTGACTCAGAAGGTGATCAAGAAGGAATTCGCCCTGTCCGGGTCTGAACAGAACCCGGACTTCACGTCAGGCAGCTGGAAAGAGGTTATTCGTCAACGCATACTGTCCGGGTCCAAAGCGACCGCCCCGGTCGAGGCATTCAAGGAGAAGGGCGAGGATTTTGTTGTTGCCAACACGCTGACCGAGCTGGTCAACGGAATGAACCATTTGGGTGGGGGGCTGATAGACGAGGCCCATTTGCGTGCCCAGATCGAGGCGCGGGATTCTCAGGTCGACAATCCGTTCTCAAAAGATGCGCAGATGATGGCGATC contains:
- a CDS encoding SLC13 family permease; translation: MTTDQIILFALFITVFGMLLWGRFRYDLVAFAALMIGVVLGVVPVDGAFAGFGHPATIIVALVLVVSAGLVRSGAVFLITRTLVDASRGLGAHIALMGGIGAVLSAFMNNVAALALLMPVDIQTARKAGRSVGLSLMPLSFATILGGMATLIGTPPNIIIASIRAETLGEPFHMFDFAPVGGLAAIAGLAFVALVGWRLIPNRGPQAETSETLAEYIAELTVPPKSAHIGKRVSELYEAAEKSDVAIIGLIRDGKRRYGRSAHAVLQEGDALVLEARPEALDEFRAALNLDFSDTRRQELLTAEGDGLEVIEVVVPESARITGRTAQGLGLAWRQSTVLMGISRQGRRITEQVRKTEVEPGDILLLLCPRDRAADVTEWLGCLPLAGRGLNVTANDKAWLAIGLFAAAVLAASFGLIYLPIALGLVVIAYVLTKIMPITDIYNHIEWPVVVLLGSMIPLGSALETSGGTELIANALIQLTDGLPAWAILTVLMVVTMTLSDVLNNTATAIVAAPVGIQMARTLEVSPDPFLMTVAVAASAAFLTPIGHKNNTLVLGPGGYRFGDYWRMGLPLEMLIIAVSIPAILVFWPL
- a CDS encoding glutamine amidotransferase — protein: MKPFLILQLRPETDASDAEYASILNRSGLSPEQTRRIRLDCENLPGEMDVTDYAGVIVGGGPGCVSDDPATKSPLDARIEATIMGLMPQIIAQDNPFMGCCYGLGILAAHLGGDVSKARYGEPVGPSTCHLTPEGQQDPLTAGLEPTFDAFVGHKEAVQALPEGCVHLVTSDPCPFQMIRWGQNVYATQFHPEADARDFEQRINIYRNHGYFPPEDAQKLIDRCHSADVTQPGEILRRFVRRYE
- a CDS encoding bile acid:sodium symporter family protein encodes the protein MDLLINVGLPVSLAVIMLSLGIGLEVADFRRVLSRRRAFAIGAASQVVLLPVAAFVTVKFFALPPEIAVGFMLLSFCPGGVTSNILSKLAKADVALSVSLTAVISLLSMVTVPILAAWSIAHFMGDEAPEVSITGLAVALFLITTLPVAIGVGVRNFATGFANRVEPGLSALATVLFVLIIAAALAGNWQLFVDNLGIMGAGLISLNIALLFIGLGLARITNLSWNECKTISIETGIQNSTLGITLAALITNTESGFSPLALPSAVYGITMYAVVLPFLVWFRRR
- a CDS encoding FAD-binding dehydrogenase, producing MTNNTADAIVVGAGLAGLAAAAELGDRGKKVIILDQEPEGFLGGQAFWSLGGLFMVDTPEQRRMGIRDSHDLALRDWMGSAQFDREEDTWPRKWAEAYIEFAAGEMRPWLHGMGLRWFPVVGWAERGGSYANGHGNSVPRFHITWGTGPGVLEHFIRRVRDHVSAGLIQLKYRHQVSHIIMQNGEAKGVSGEVLADDAAPRGGKTNRDEVGEFEVYAPSVIVTSGGIGGNFEMVRQNWPRDRLGEPPKDMVAGVPFHVDGRMIAISEKAGGHVINGDRMWHYTEGVRNWDPIWPAHGIRILPGPSSMWFDARGNRLQPPCLPGFDTLGTLREILNTGYEYSWFVLTQKVIKKEFALSGSEQNPDFTSGSWKEVIRQRILSGSKATAPVEAFKEKGEDFVVANTLTELVNGMNHLGGGLIDEAHLRAQIEARDSQVDNPFSKDAQMMAILAARNYRGDKLIRTAKPHKFLDPKNGPLIAVKLHVLTRKTLGGLQTNLDSQMIGADGQVVPGLFAAGEVAGFGGGGYHGYNALEGTFLGGCIFSGRNAGRSRAVA